The Archangium primigenium genomic interval TGGAGCTCGCGGCGGAGCACCCCACCCGCGTCCCGCTCCGCGCGAAAGCCGAAGCCCGGCATGCCGCGCCCGGTCTCCCAGTCGTTCAGGTGCGCGGGCATGAGCGCGATGAGGTGATCGATCCCGATGTGGAGGTAGGGCTCCGGCAGCCGGGCCTGGAGCACGCGGGCGATGCTGCTCTTGCCCGCGCTCGAGGGGCCATTCAGGTAGATGATCCGCGCGTGGGAAGTGCTCATGGCGCGCCCCACTCTGCCGACTCGCCGGGCGCGCCGCAAACCGCGGCTCACGCGTCGCCCAGCACCTCGCCGATGAGCCGCCGCAGCCGCTGCTCGTCGAAGGGCTTCTCCAGCCACCGGTCCGGCACCGTCTCCAGGAAGCGCCGCGCGCGGGGGGTGAACGAGCCCCCGGTGATGAAGATGAAGCGCCGGGCGAGCTCGGGCCGCGCCTGGCGCACCTGCTCGTAGACGTCCATGCCCGCGGCGTCCGGCATCATCAGGTCGCAGAAGATGACGTCGAAGGACTCGGCCGGATCCGCGAGCCGCGCCATGCCGTCGAGCCCGCCCCCCGCGAGCGCCACCTGGTGGTGCGGGCCGATGAGCCGCACGAGCGCGCGCGCCACGGCCGGCTCGTCGTCGATGACGAGCATGCGGCTGGGGCGCAGCGCGGGCAGCTGGCGCGAGGGCGGTCGGCTCACGGACGCGGGCAGGGCCGCAGGCAGCTGCACGGTGAAGGTGCTGCCCTGCCCCGGCTCGCTGCGCACGCTCAGCCCGCCGCCCAGCTCGCTCAGGATGCCCTGACAGATGGCCAGCCCCAGCCCCGTGCCCATGCCCACCGGCTTGGTGGTGAAGAAGGGATCGAAGATGCGCTCGAGCATCTCCGGGGGGATGCCCGAGCCCGTGTCGCGCACGTCGATGGCCACGCCGCCCGAGGGCCCGGGCCGCACCCACAGGGCGATCTCGTGGTGGGTGGCATCCCCCTCGGGAATGGATTGCACCGCGTTCATCAGCAGGTTGAGGAACACCTGCCCGAGCCGCGACTCGTCCGCGTGCACGAGGGGCACGGGCTCGTAGCGCCGGGTGAGCTGGGCGCGCGAGCGCAGCTCGCCCTGGGCCATCTTGAGCGAGAACTCCAGCGGCTTGAGCACGTCCACCTCGACGCGGCGCTCCTCCTCCGGCTGGCGCGAGAAGAGCTTGAGATCGCGCACGATGTCGCGCACCCGCAGGCCCCCCTCGTGCGCCTCCTGGAGCATCTCCACCGTCTCCTGGAGGTTGTCCACGCGCTCCTGCTCGCCCACGGGCTCCTGGAGCCGCCGGGTGTTCTCCAGCGCGAGGCGCAGGTTGGTGAGCACGTAGGACAGGGGGTTGTTGATCTCGTGCCCCACCCCCGCGGCGAGCGTGCCCACGAGCGCCATGCGATCCATGCGCTGCAGGTGCGTCTGCAGGCGCTTGCGCTCGGTGATGTCGCGCGCCATCACCACCACGCACGGCTGGCCGTCGAACTCCAGCCCCAGGGCGGTGCTCTCCACGTGCACGAGCGTGCCGTCGCGCCGCAGGTAGCGCAGCTCCTCGATGGGCGCGGTCGACCCGGTGTTCACCGTCACCATGCGCCGGCGCACCAGCGGATGATCGTCCGGGTGCACCATGCTCCAGACGGGCTGGCCCACCAGCTGCTCCATCCGCTCGTAGCCGAGCATGGCGCACATCGTGGGGTTGACGTAGACGAAGCGCAGCGCGTGGTGGACGAAGAGGCCGTCGGGCAGGCTCTCGATGAGCTTGTGGAAGCCGAGCGCGGCGCGCCGCAGCTCCTCCTCCACGCGGCGCGACTCGTCCTCCACGCCGGGCTCGGGGTGCGCCGTGCCGTAGACGAGCCCGTCCTCGGCGGCGACCCCGGACCACATCAGCCGCTTCCACGTCCCATCCCCGCACCGCCACCGGCTGGAGAAGCGCACGGGCGCCTCGTTCGGGCGCGCCGCGCGCAGCCAGTCCCTCACGTAGCCGAGATCCTCCGGGTGGACGAAGCGCACCGCGCCTCCGGCCAGCAAGGTCTCCGACCTCCACCCGAGCTCCCGGGTCCACGCGGCGTTCACCTGCAACAGACGGCCCTCGCGGTCCATCACGGCGAACATGTCCGTCGACAGCTCGAAGAACCGCTGCGCCCACTGCGGCTGCATTCACACTCCGAAAAGGAGGATTCGGGGACTCCAAAGGCTTGGAGAGCTTGCTGCTTATACGTGTTTTAAGACCGAATAGGTTGAAAAAATACCGGGAGGGCGGATCAGGCAACACTTCCCGTGTCCACCCGGAGACGCGTCTTCGTTGACATGCCGTGAAGATGGGCCTATCGCGGAATTCAGGCTTTCACAGACAGGAGCCTCCCCCGCCATGAAACTCCGCCCCGCGTCGTTGACCCTCGCGCTGTCCCTCTTGTCCACCCCGGTCTGGGCGCAGAACGCGCCCGCCACCTGGACGGAGCACTGGTTCGAACATAACCAGACCATGACCCGCGTCTACCAGGACGCGGACGTGGCCATCTACTTCGACGCGGCGGTGAACCGCTCCATCACCTGGCCCAACAAGTTCGTGGCGGACCTGTGGAAGTACACCCGGCGCACCTACGGGCACTTCGGCACGGACGCGCAGCTCTACGCGCTGTTCCACGCGGGCAAGTACAGCGGCGGCCACCCCTCCACCTACTTCGACACGAGCCACGACTCGCGCAACGTCATCGACATCGGCTCGAGCGACCCCAACGCGTGGACGAGCGGCGCGGGCAACGATCTGGACATCACCACCCACGAGGTGGCGCACATCGTGGAGGGCGCGAGCAAGGGCGTGCACAACTCGCCCGCGTTCGGCCTGTGGGGCGACAGCAAGTGGGCGGAGATCTTCATCTACGACGCCTACCTGGGGCTGGGCCGCACCGCGGACGCCAACCGCTGGTACAACCTGATGATCAACGGCACGGACGGCTTCCCGCGGGCCAACACCCGCTGGTTCCGCGACTGGTTCTACCCCGTCTACAAGAATTACGGCGGCGCCCAGGTGCTCAACCGCTACTTCGTGCTGCTCGCGCAGTACCTGCCCAAGAACGGCCGGGACTACGGCAAGAGCCTCAACTGGGGGGAGTTCATCCACTTCTGGAGCGGCGCGGCGGGCGTGAACCTCAAGGGCATGGCCACGACGGCGTTCGGCTGGCCCACGGAGTGGGAGACGCAGTTCGTCCAGGCCCAGAAGGCCTACCCCTTCACCTACGCCAACCCGGGGCCCGCGCCCGTCACCGTGTTCCAGGATCAGAACCACGGGGGCTACGCCGCGGCGCTGCCGGTGGGCCGCTACAACCTGGCCGCCCTGAGCGCCTGGGGCGTGCGCGACAACGACATCACCTCGGTGCGCGTGGCCAGCGGCTACAAGGTCACCTTCTACGCCGACGACAACTTCACCGGCGCGAGCGTCACCAAGACGGCGGATGACGCCTCGCTCGTGGACGACACCTTCAACGACGTCGCCACCTCGCTCGTGGTGGCCACGAACGGCTCCTCCGCGCCCGCCACCACGATCGAGGCGGAGAACTTCAGCGCCATGAACGGCGTGATGACCGAGGGCACCAGCGACTCGGGCGGCGGCCTCAACGTGGGCTCCATCGATACGGCGGACTGGCTGGCCTACAACGGCATCGCGTTCGCGAGCTCGGGCACCTACAAGATCGAGTACCGCGTGGCGAGCCTGTCCGGCGGCGGCAAGCTGTCGTTGGATCTCAACGCGGGCGCCACGGTGCTCGGCACGCTGGACGTGCCCTCCACGGGCGGCTGGCAGAACTGGACCACCGTCTCGCACACCGTCACCGTGACGGCGGGCACCTACAACCTGGGCATCTACGCCACGGCGGGAGGCTGGAACCTCAACTGGGTGCGCATCACGAAAATCTGAGGCCCCACCGCCCGTGGAAAACGGGTGACAGTCCCGGGCGGCTCATGGTGAAGACGCACACACCATGAGTCGCCGTGAATTGCCGCGCCAGGGCCTCCTCGTCGGCCTGTGGGTACTCGTCGTGACGCGGGTGCTGTCGCTGCTGCCGCCGGGGGCCTGCTGGGTGGGCTGGAACTCGGACATGGCCATCCCGGTGCTGCAGATCAACGATCCCGTCCTCGACCCGTTCCGGTTCTACTACTACGGCCAGGATCGGCTCGGCGCGTGGCCGTGGATGCTCATGCAGGCCCTGCGCCCGTTGTCCGGCGGGGGCTGGACCGTCCCCGCGCTGATCCTCTGGCAGACCCTGTGGACCTGCGCGGGCGGCTTCGCGCTCGTGCGGCTGCACCGCGGGGGCGGCCCGGTGCTCGCCGCCGCCTACGCCGCGCTGCTGATGGTGCTGCCCGGGCAGAGCGTGGAGCACCTGTTCGCGCTCGGCCATGCCTTCGGGTGGCAGACCACCGCGATGCTCGGCTCCTGGTGGGCCCTGACACGCATGCTCGAGGCCCTCGCCGGGCCCGCGCCCCTCGCCGCCGGGGCGACGCGCTGGGGCGCCGGGGCCGCCGTCCTCGCCGCCCTCGCCTGCTGGTCGTCCCCCACCTCGGGGCCGATGCTGCTCGCGTTCCTGAGCGTCTGGGGGCTGTTCGTGGCCCTGGAGGGTCCCGCCGGACGCGCCCGGTGGCGGCTGGCGTGGAGCGTGTTGCCGGTGGGCCTCGGCATCCTCACCGAGGTGCTGCTGCGCCAGCGCTACCACCGCTTCGCCAAGAAGAGCTTCGGGAGCGGCTACGGCACGAACATGACGGTGGACCTGGGCCATCTGGGCGAGAACACCCGCGCCATCCTCGAGCGGCTCCAGACGGACGCCCCGGGCCCGTGGGTGCTGGTCGGCTGGGGACTGGGGCTCGGGGCCCTGGCCTTCCTCGTCTCCCGGGCGCTCCGGCGCACCCTGGACCCCCGCTCCGACCTGGCCCGCCTGGCGGCGCTCACGCTGACGTTCACCGCCGGGTCCGTGGCCAACGCCCTGCTGACGGTGCTGGTGACGCACGTGCGGCTCAACGGCTACGAGGCCCGCTACCTCGTGCCCACCTTCGTGTTCGGTTGCCTGGCGCTGGCCGTGGGCGTGCTGTTCCTGCTCACGGGGGTGCCCGCGCTGCGCACGCGGGCCCCGGGACTCGGCGCGCTGCTCGCCTCGGGGTTGCTGCTGGGCGGCTATGTGTTCGCCCGGGAGCCCCTGCTGGACGATCCCCTGATGGCGCGGGCCCAGGGCGTCGCGACCACCCTGGCCGAGCGGGCGCCCGGCCACGTGCTGCTCGGGGGCTATTGGGACAGCTACCTCGTGGGCGCGCTGGATCCCCAGCGGCGGCTGCCCACGGTGGTGTTCGAGGGCGAGTACCTGCGCACCCCGTTCTGGAGGCGCGACCTGCGGGAGGGCGCGGGGGCCTGGGTCGTCTTCCGGTGGGAGGGCGAAGCGGCGCGCACCGCGACCGCGCCGCCGTGGCTGCTCCAGTACGGCACGGCGCTGCGGCTCGCCGAGGCGGACGCGGTGGTGGAGCCGCCCTTCCACGTGGCGCGCTACGTGAACGAGAAGCGGAACACGGTGCCCGTGCGGCTCGCGCCCGAGCGGGGCTTCCAGCCGTGCGAGGCCGGCGCCGCCGTCACCGTGCACTTCGAGCGGCCCGTCGAGCGGGGCCTGTTGCTCGTGGCCTCGCGGGCGTCGCCCGGAGGCATCGAGGTCGAGGCGCCCGGCGCGGACGAGGCCCGGCTGGAGGGGGACCTGGGCGTGTGGCGCGTGCACCTGAAGGGCGCGCGGCCGATCGAGCAGGTGACGCTGCGCGTGCGCACGCGGGTGGAATCGGAGTCCTGCGACTTCTACGGCGCGGCGCTCGTGACGGGCGCCGCGCTCGACGCCGCGCCCTACCCGCCGTAGGGCGTGGTCGTCATCGGCCGCTCGGCGGGCTTCACCGCCCAGGTGGTGTTCGGCTCGGCCTGCATCTCGAAGCGCAGCTCGCCCCCGGCGACAATCTCCTCGTGGCGGAGGAAGCCCCGCGCGAGCGGCTTGCCGTTGAGCCACACCTGGCCCACGTACGGGTGCGCGTCCGACAGCCCCCGCGTGCTCACCGTGAAGCGCTTGCCCTTGGGCAGGTTCAGCACCGCCCGCTCCACGAAGGGCCGCCCGAGCACGTACTCGTTCGAGCCCGGCGTCACCGGGTAGAAGCCCAGCGCCGTGAACACCAGCCAGGCCGACATCTGACCCAGGTCGTCGTTGCCCGACAGGCCATCGGGCGTGGGCCGGTACTGGCTGTCCACGATCTGCTTGAGCCGCGCCTGGGTGCGCCACGGCGCGCCCGCGTAGCCGTACAGGTAGGCCACGTGGTGGCTCGGCTCGTTGCCGTGGATGTACTGCCCGATGAGCCCGGCGATGTCCTCGGCGTGCGAGTAGTCCAGCTTCGAGTTGTCGTAGTCGAACATCGCGTCGAGCTTCTTCACCACCGCCGCGTCCCCCCCCATGGCCTGGATGAGCCCGCCCACGTCCTGGGGCACGAACCACGAGTACTGCCAGGCATTGCCCTCAGTGTAGTCGCTGCCGTAGTTGATGGCCGTCGCGTCGAACGGCACCCGGAAGGCCCCGTCGCTCTTGCGCGCCCGGACGAAGCCCGTCTCGGCGTCGAAGGTGTGGCGCCAGTTCCCGGCGCGCGCCTCGAACGTCTTCGCCACGTCCTGCTTGCCCAGCGCCCGCGCCATCCGCGCGATCGTCCAGTCGTCATAGGCGTACTCCACCGTCTTGGACGCCGCCTCCGGCTCCCGGTCGATCGGCACGTACCCCAGCGACTGGTAGTCCCCCAGGCCCCCATAGGGCGCGTACGTGGCGCTCTGGACCATGGCGTCCAGGGCCTCGTTGCCATCGAAGCCCCGGATGCCCTTGAGCCACGCGTCCGCGATGACGGGCACGGCGTGGTAGCCGATCATCGTCCACGTCTCCAGGCCGTGGAACTGCCACACCGGGAGCAGGCCATACGGGCTGTGCCGCCGCGAGGCGAGCAGCGAGCGCACCATGTCCGTGGTGCGCTGGGG includes:
- a CDS encoding PAS domain S-box protein; the encoded protein is MQPQWAQRFFELSTDMFAVMDREGRLLQVNAAWTRELGWRSETLLAGGAVRFVHPEDLGYVRDWLRAARPNEAPVRFSSRWRCGDGTWKRLMWSGVAAEDGLVYGTAHPEPGVEDESRRVEEELRRAALGFHKLIESLPDGLFVHHALRFVYVNPTMCAMLGYERMEQLVGQPVWSMVHPDDHPLVRRRMVTVNTGSTAPIEELRYLRRDGTLVHVESTALGLEFDGQPCVVVMARDITERKRLQTHLQRMDRMALVGTLAAGVGHEINNPLSYVLTNLRLALENTRRLQEPVGEQERVDNLQETVEMLQEAHEGGLRVRDIVRDLKLFSRQPEEERRVEVDVLKPLEFSLKMAQGELRSRAQLTRRYEPVPLVHADESRLGQVFLNLLMNAVQSIPEGDATHHEIALWVRPGPSGGVAIDVRDTGSGIPPEMLERIFDPFFTTKPVGMGTGLGLAICQGILSELGGGLSVRSEPGQGSTFTVQLPAALPASVSRPPSRQLPALRPSRMLVIDDEPAVARALVRLIGPHHQVALAGGGLDGMARLADPAESFDVIFCDLMMPDAAGMDVYEQVRQARPELARRFIFITGGSFTPRARRFLETVPDRWLEKPFDEQRLRRLIGEVLGDA
- a CDS encoding carbohydrate-binding protein, with translation MKLRPASLTLALSLLSTPVWAQNAPATWTEHWFEHNQTMTRVYQDADVAIYFDAAVNRSITWPNKFVADLWKYTRRTYGHFGTDAQLYALFHAGKYSGGHPSTYFDTSHDSRNVIDIGSSDPNAWTSGAGNDLDITTHEVAHIVEGASKGVHNSPAFGLWGDSKWAEIFIYDAYLGLGRTADANRWYNLMINGTDGFPRANTRWFRDWFYPVYKNYGGAQVLNRYFVLLAQYLPKNGRDYGKSLNWGEFIHFWSGAAGVNLKGMATTAFGWPTEWETQFVQAQKAYPFTYANPGPAPVTVFQDQNHGGYAAALPVGRYNLAALSAWGVRDNDITSVRVASGYKVTFYADDNFTGASVTKTADDASLVDDTFNDVATSLVVATNGSSAPATTIEAENFSAMNGVMTEGTSDSGGGLNVGSIDTADWLAYNGIAFASSGTYKIEYRVASLSGGGKLSLDLNAGATVLGTLDVPSTGGWQNWTTVSHTVTVTAGTYNLGIYATAGGWNLNWVRITKI